The region CTTTCCGGTCCCAGAGGTGCAGCACTACGACGCAGTGTTGTTTCGCAACTTCGAGAGCGGAGTTGCCTTCCTATACGACCTCCAGCGCGAGGCAGTCCCCCCGGCGAGCGTGCGCCTGGTCGACAATCTTCAATTTCAGCTGAGCCAGACCCTGAAGCCAAAGGCCGAGGGCGCAAAGGCGCTGATGCGCAAGTTCGAGCGTTTGTACGTTACCGGTCTGCGCGGCTTCGACCCGGATCAGATGGTCGCTTGTTCTTTCGTCTTCGAGGGGAGCAAGGTCGAGGTGCGCAGCCAGGAACATGCGGTAGCCAAGCTCGCCAAACGTCATCGCGGAATGCACGCGGGGGCGGAAAACGGAAGACGCGGCTACCAACTGACTTTCGGCATCGCCTACCTGCGCGACTTCATCATGCGCCACTGGGTCCTGGCCGAATCTTTCGAGACATCGGTTTCGTGGAGCCAGGCGCTCACTCTCTGCGAGAACGTCAAGCGTCGGGTGCGCGAAGAGTATGCGGCGCGGGGTTTGCCGGGAGCGCCCTTCATCAGCTGCCGGATCACCCAACTCTATCACTCGGGCGTCTGTATCTACTTCTACTTCGCGCATCACTACAAGGGGCTCGATCATCCGAGTGAGATCTATGCCGAACTCGAAAGCTGCGCCCGGGACGAGGTCTTGAAATCGGGCGGCTCGCTTTCGCATCACCACGGGGTGGGGAAGCTGCGGCTCGGTTTTTTGCCGCGGGTGCTCTCGCCCGCGGCATTGCGTTGGGCCGCCGCACTCAAACAGTCCCTCGATCCAGAGAACGTGCTTGGGGCGGGCAACTTGCTGCCTCCCGCTCCAGCGTCGGAAGCTACTGACAGTGAGTGACGAAGGCGTGAGTTTGGACCTGAACACGTTGCTTGCAGAAGCCCAGCAGCGCGCGGGTGGGCTCGACGACCTCGGCAGTGGCCCCTTCATCGATCCACTCAATCGACTCCTCGAGTCGTTGGAAAAGGAAGCCCAACTCAACACGATTGGCCGGATCATCGCGAAGGAACGCATTCTCGGGCACACGGTGAACCGCCTGGGCTACGTCGAAGACCGAAAGCGGTTTCCGGAAATCGCCTTGGAGACGATCACGAAACCGGTCTTCATCATTGGCTTGCCCCGCACCGGGACCACGATCCTCCACGACATCCTCGCGCAAGATCCCAGCAGCCGGGCACCGCTCACGTGGGAAACCATGTTTCCTTCACCGCCCCCCGAAGCAGCGACGTTTCACAGTGATCCGCGCATCGCGCAGTGCGCCGCCACCTTTCCGGACATCGACGCACTGATCCCGGGCTTCAAGGCCATGCATCCGATGGGTGCCACACTATCGCAAGAGTGCGTGACGATGATGGGCGAGACGATGTGTACGCCTTTGTTCCACAACCAGTTCCGCGTCCCTTCGTACCAGGACTGGCTAGACGAAGAAGCGGACCTGTCACACGTCTACGACTTTCATCGAAAACAATTGCAGCACCTGCAGTCGCGCCATCGGCGGGACCGTTGGGTGCTGAAGACGGGCGCCCATATGTGGGGTTTAGAGCATCTGCTCGCGACTTATCCCGACGCGCGCATTGTGTTTACCCACCGCGACCCCGTGCAGTCCATGACCTCCTACGCCAGCCTGACCTCGCTGGTGCGATCCATGGGTAGCGATCATGTCGATCGCAAGGAGATCGCGGCCGACTGGACCCAACGGCTCGAACGGGTACTGATGCATGCGATAGGAATCAGGCGGGACAACGAATACCCTGACGCACTTTTCTACGACATGCACTTCTCGGATTTCGTAAAGGACCAGTACGCCGTAGTCGAGAACATTTACCAGGCATTGGGCCTGGAAATGACCAGTGAAGCTGCGGGAAAGATGCGGGCCTTCATCGACGACAATCCCAAGGGCAAGCACGGGGTCCACCTATACACGCCGGAAGAGTATGGGGTCGACCCGCACGCGGTGCGGCAAGCCTTCAGCAACTACCTCGAGCGTTTCGATATTGCGCCCGAGGACGACTGAGGCTCCCACGTTCTCACATCGGAAAACTTTCGATTGTTGTTCAATTACACAGTAGTACGACGTGTGTTGCGTGGCCCCGATAGTACGAAGCCGATTACTCCCAGGTGATCCGTTGTCCGCATGGTCCGCTTGATCGAGTAACATTCAAAATCGAAGCGGCGGAATCTGATATACT is a window of Myxococcales bacterium DNA encoding:
- a CDS encoding sulfotransferase, yielding MSDEGVSLDLNTLLAEAQQRAGGLDDLGSGPFIDPLNRLLESLEKEAQLNTIGRIIAKERILGHTVNRLGYVEDRKRFPEIALETITKPVFIIGLPRTGTTILHDILAQDPSSRAPLTWETMFPSPPPEAATFHSDPRIAQCAATFPDIDALIPGFKAMHPMGATLSQECVTMMGETMCTPLFHNQFRVPSYQDWLDEEADLSHVYDFHRKQLQHLQSRHRRDRWVLKTGAHMWGLEHLLATYPDARIVFTHRDPVQSMTSYASLTSLVRSMGSDHVDRKEIAADWTQRLERVLMHAIGIRRDNEYPDALFYDMHFSDFVKDQYAVVENIYQALGLEMTSEAAGKMRAFIDDNPKGKHGVHLYTPEEYGVDPHAVRQAFSNYLERFDIAPEDD